The following coding sequences are from one Delphinus delphis chromosome 19, mDelDel1.2, whole genome shotgun sequence window:
- the LOC132414881 gene encoding LOW QUALITY PROTEIN: uncharacterized protein SPEM3-like (The sequence of the model RefSeq protein was modified relative to this genomic sequence to represent the inferred CDS: inserted 8 bases in 5 codons; deleted 1 base in 1 codon; substituted 3 bases at 3 genomic stop codons) translates to MLPVRRPLATSASLTVLAEASYKRAPAPSSALLLRPSQPLPDVQATENPPPPPTFMPLSRNPGGQCQLPGGTQAVLGPPAVGERALYRAEPCSGTIPRKCQELGDSXLLLIRLIFLNLGMNVVTMLWRHLKSYLRVLFNRIFPKDKQASCVGSHRMCMRCSVDPKNLCSRVSSRFRHRPXLLGHPNHHPNSWIPDTNDENASKCCWMPPQCGWAGASTEAPRGLWMERVVGAGEAPPVTALKSQATLYSRQETSSKLQRMSKVDVVPLRLPQDSKTKTPDSDPAQVPARGPDPPPSSAPCACSCQGPGHLLSPPPWAHPPPTQAETCSRGHAHEHTSAQTQAFSLVHPTGNTPAKAQTFSSTHPSEHAPPQAQTCFTFHSPEHTTPQAQTPSPALTPEHSPAQVHGPEHTSAHTPAQAQDQDTSHASAQSLGQTSVCTLTHAHLTYIHANTLVPLPTSAPATTPALAPTPAPVPISATTSVPGLGMALTNTQVPSTTPTPILGSIPSTLSAFSQGLSSGHVVYHDRRVKQNLFHVCLPQNSGYSRKNLGTPSRPQEGHGLVSSGTAEQTLKQCSRDSAKSSTGSILGYLELGNMEGKISNDAKDKFVQSKTFPYCSFHPCSSEKRNTDPQTPVYPTFLVYSKDAAPSQPCFHSPTSAQSSPCTMPPPCTLSLPLVSPKSFVLQHSNHQKPSTLIQPTTFPPTSKSPQSVLSSQGPIPPQLSTTSQTPNQPQPPELHESLGLNQGSVLQRTPGPSKDCRVFRNPGLTPNPSLHKDPGLIQDPGLHKNPGLAQDPGLHKLPGLTQDPYLCKNPSLSHDSDLQKTPVITQDSGSQKSLGSTRDRRFFIHLYLTQPSGLHENIPFLQTSDIQRSSGFMHYSEVYRNLERKQETVLYKSQELSQKTGFHNSPHPSQDSGCDKSTGNAQDSGVSRSPDFTQDSGPEKRPYLAQDSGANKSSGLCQESXKSPGLVQTPRLHKGSSLTRDSGDYKNPGLTQDSXVCRSQGLTQDSDLRKYPGLTEATEVKRRCGLTQDAGNYRSSEHTHVPNXHKYSGINRDAGPHKGPALTQDSGLFKRSGLHNNSCLIPNPGLHKNXSGTDSVQVLGPHQTRKSFISEAVPRKEDAGQHIPWTSVSPSQNSCSPRAQVVYNDLQIFSEVPVLIELQSPSRQAGSQDWVYXTVPPACQNYCQMSTPPKTSWKPYCPGSGTRLGHVVFDARQRQFRAGRDKCEALSPRRLHXETSNNSRRPSRSGDISV, encoded by the exons ATGCTGCCCGTGCGGCGCCCTCTGGCCAcgtccgcctccctcacggtgcTGGCCGAGGCCTCGTACAAGCGGgccccggctcccagctcagcgctgctcctccgcccctcccagcccctgcccgacgtccaggctaccgagaaCCCTCCACctccgcccaccttcatgccactcagccggaacccgggggggcaatgccaactaccaggt GGGACCCAGGCAGTCCTTGGACCCCCGGCCGTGGGAGAGCGAGCCCTCTACCGAGCCGAGCCATGCTCTGGcaccatccccaggaaatgccaggagctaGGAGACTC ATTGCTCCTGATCAGATTAATCTTCCTCAACTTGGGGAtgaacgtggtgactatg ctctggaggcatctgaagagttACTTGCGGgtacttttcaatcgtattttccccaaag acaagcaagccagctgtgtaggcagccatcgcatgtgcatgcgctgctccgtggatcccaagaacctgtgctcaagagtttcttcccgcttccgCCATCGCC TCCTGCTCGGGCACCCAAACCACCACCCAAACTCCTGGATACCAGACACAAATGACGAGAATGCTTCTAAGTGCTGCTGGATGCCGCCTCAGTGTGGATGGGCTGGGGCTTCCACGGAGGCTCCACGGGGACTGTGGATGGAGCGGGTAGTGGGAGCTGGGGAGGCCCCTCCGGTCACAGCCTTAAAGTCCCAAGCCACCTTGTACTCCAGGCAGGAGACATCTTCCAAGCTCCAAAGGATGAGCAAGGTGGACGTGGTTCCACTCCGCCTGCCCCAAGACAGCAAGACTAAGACACCAGACTCTGACCCAGCCCAGGTCCCAGCCCGGGGCCCAGACCCGCCCCCCAGTTCAGCCCCCTGCGCATGCTCCTGCCAAGGCCCAGGCCACCTCCTCAGCCCACCCCCCTGGGcacacccgccccccacccaggCCGAGACCTGCTCCCGAGGCCACGCCCATGAGCACACTTCCGCCCAGACCCAGGCCTTCTCCCTAGTGCACCCTACTGGGAACACTCCTGCCAAAGCCCAGACCttctcctccacccacccctctGAGCACGCCCCACCTCAGGCCCAGACTTGCTTCACATTCCACTCCCCTGAGCACACCACCCCCCAGGCCCagaccccttccccagccctcacccctgagcacagccctgcccaggTCCATGGCCCTGAGCATACCTCAGCCCATACCCCAGCCCAGGCCCAAGACCAGGACACCTCACATGCCTCAGCCCAGTCCCTGGGCCAAACTTCTGTCTGCACCCTGACCCATGCTCATCTGACCTATATCCATGCCAACACTCTGGTCCCTCTCCCAACTTCTGCCCCTGCTACTACTCCTGCCCTAGCCCCTACACCAGCCCCTGTCCCGATCTCTGCCACAACCTCTGTCCCAGGGCTGGGCATGGCCCTGACAAACACTCAAGTCCCGTCCACCACCCCTACGCCCATCCTAGGTTCTATTCCCTCTACCTTGTCTGCCTTTAGCCAAGGCCTCTCCTCCGGCCATGTGGTCTACCATGACCGCAGGGTAAAGCAGAACTTATTCCATGTGTGTCTGCCTCAGAACTCTGGGTATTCCAGAAAGAACTTG GGTACCCCCTCCAGGCCCCAAGAGGGGCATGGTCTGGTGAGCTCTGGTACAGCAGAGCAAACACTGAAGCAATGTAGTAGGGACAGTGCCAAGTCCTCCACAGGATCCATACTGGGTTACCTGGAGTTGGGGAATATGGAAGGGAAGATCTCAAATGATGCCAAAGACAAATTTGTACAGTCCAAGACCTTCCCTTACTGCAGCTTCCATCCTTGCAGTTCTGAGAAGAGAAACACAGACCCCCAGACTCCAGTCTACCCCACATTCCTGGTGTACTCCAAGGATGCTGCACCTTCTCAACCTTGCTTCCATTCTCCAACCAGTGCCCAGAGCTCACCATGCACCATGCCTCCACCATGcactctttctctgcctcttgttTCTCCCAAATCCTTTGTCCTTCAAcacagcaaccaccagaagcccTCCACCTTAATACAACCCACCACCTTTCCCCCAACCTCCAAGTCTCCTCAGTCTGTCCTCTCTTCCCAGGGCCCCATCCCTCCCCAGTTATCCACTACTTCCCAAACCCCAAACCAGCCCCAACCCCCTGAACTTCATGAGAGTCTAGGCCTCAACCAAGGCTCTGTCCTCCAAAGGACCCCAGGCCCTTCAAAAGACTGTAGAGTTTTCAGAAACCCAGGCCTTACCCCAAATCCAAGCCTCCACAAGGACCCAGGCCTTATCCAAGACCCAGGCCTCCATAAGAACCCAG GCCTTGCTCAAGATCCAGGCCTCCACAAGCTTCCAGGCCTTACCCAAGACCCTTACCTCTGCAAGAATCCAAGCCTTTCCCACGACTCTGATCTTCAGAAGACTCCAGTCATTACCCAAGATTCTGGCTCCCAGAAGAGCTTAGGTTCTACTCGAGATAGACGTTTCTTTATACACCTATATCTCACCCAACCCTCTGGTCTCCACGAGAACATACCATTTCTCCAAACTTCTGACATTCAGAGGAGCTCAGGCTTTATGCATTATTCTGAAGTCTATAGGAATCTGGAACGAAAGCAAGAGACTGTACTGTATAAAAGTCAAGAGCTCTCCCAAAAAACTGGCTTCCATAATAGCCCACACCCTTCTCAAGATTCTGGATGTGACAAGAGTACAGGTAATGCCCAAGATTCAGGAGTCTCTAGGAGTCCAGACTTTACCCAAGATTCTGGGCCAGAGAAGCGTCCATACCTTGCCCAAGACTCTGGAGCCAACAAGAGCTCAGGCCTTTGCCAGGAATC GAAGAGCCCAGGCCTTGTGCAAACCCCTCGCCTCCATAAGGGCTCAAGCCTTACCCGAGACTCAGGAGACTACAAGAATCCAGGTCTTACCCAAGATTCTTGAGTCTGCAGGAGCCAAGGCCTTACTCAAGATTCTGACCTCCGTAAGTATCCAGGCCTTACCGAAGCCACTGAAGTCAAAAGGAGATGTGGCCTTACCCAAGATGCTGGAAATTACAGGAGCTCAGAACATACCCATGTCCCTAACTAACACAAGTACTCAGGAATTAATCGTGATGCTGGCCCCCATAAGGGTCCAGCCCTTACTCAAGACTCTGGCTTATTCAAGAGATCAGGCCTCCATAACAACTCATGCCTTATCCCAAACCCTGGCCTCCACAAGA CATCTGGAACTGACTCTGTCCAAGTTTTGGGCCCACATCAGACCCGAAAGTCATTTATATCTGAGGCAGTTCCTCGAAAGGAGGATGCTGGGCAGCACATACCATGGACTTCTGTCTCACCCAGTCAGAACTCCTGCTCTCCCAGGGCTCAGGTGGTCTACAATGACCTGCAAATCTTCTCAGAAGTACCTGTACTGATTGAGCTCCAATCACCCTCCCGGCAAGCAGGCAGCCAAGACTGGGTGTA CACAGTTCCTCCAGCCTGCCAGAACTATTGCCAGATGTCTACGCCTCCCAAAACCAGCTGGAAGCCCTACTGTCCTGGGTCAGGCACCCGGCTAGGACATGTGGTCTTTGACGCCCGCCAGAGACAGTTCAGAGCAGGCAGGGACAAGTGCGAAGCTCTGTCTCCCAGGCGCCTTCACTGAGAGACATCCAACAACTCA CGGAGACCATCAAGGAGTGGGGATATCAGTGTGTGA
- the LOC132414239 gene encoding LOW QUALITY PROTEIN: neuroligin-2-like (The sequence of the model RefSeq protein was modified relative to this genomic sequence to represent the inferred CDS: deleted 2 bases in 1 codon): MREAGRGTGDQLWRPRSGSYLPECPGWSEIAGVKKEEGLEARDIRDSGKKPVMLFLHGGSYMEGTGNMLDGSVLATYGNVIVATLNYRLGVPGFLSTGDQAAKGNYGLVDQIQALRCLSENIAHFGGDPERITIFGSGAGASCVNLLILSHHLEGLFQKAIAQSGTAIFRWSVNYQLLKYTRLLAAKVGCDREDSAEAVECLRRKPSRELVDQDIQPARYDIAFGPVVDGDIVPDDPEILMQQGEFLNYDMLIGVNQGEGLKFVEDSAESEDGVSASAFNFTVSNFVDNLYGYPEGKDVLRQTIKFMYMDWANRDNGEMWRKTLLALFTGHQWVAPAVATAKLHADYQSPVYFYTFYHHCQAEGRPEWADAVHGDELPYVFGVPMVGATDLFPGNFSKNDVMLSAVVMTYWTNFAKTGDPNQPVPQDTKFIHTKRNRFEEVVWSKFNSKERLYLHIGLKPRVRANYRANKVAFWLKLVPHLHNLHTELFTTTTRLPPYATRWPPRPPPGAPGTRRPPPPATLPPEPEPEPGPRAYDRFPGDSRDYSTELSVTVAMGASLLFLNILAFAALYYKRDRRQELRCRRLSLPTHRPGGSGTGVPGGGTLLPAAGRELPPEEELVSLQLKRGGGVGAEPAVALRPACPPDYTLALRRAPDDLPLLAPGALTLLPSGLGPPPPPPPPSLHPFGPFPPPPPTATSHNNTLPHPHSTTRV, encoded by the exons ATGAGGGAGGCGGGCAGAGGCACTGGGGACCAGCTGTGGAGGCCCAGGTCTGGATCTTATTTGCCCGAGTGCCCAGGCTGGTCAGAGATTGCAGGTGTCAAGAAAGAGgagggcctggaggccaggg ATATCCGGGACTCCGGGAAGAAGCCGGTGATGCTGTTCCTGCATGGTGGCTCCTACATGGAGGGCACCGGGAACATGTTGGATGGCTCTGTCCTGGCCACCTACGGCAACGTCATTGTAGCCACACTCAACTACCGGCTTGGGGTGCCTG GTTTTCTCAGCACTGGGGACCAGGCTGCAAAAGGCAACTACGGGCTCGTGGACCAGATCCAGGCCCTGCGCTGTCTCAGTGAGAACATTGCCCACTTTGGGGGCGACCCCGAGCGCATCACCATCTTCGGATCTGGGGCAGGGGCCTCCTGTGTCAACCTTCTGATCCTCTCCCACCATTTGGAAG GGCTGTTCCAGAAGGCCATCGCCCAGAGTGGCACTGCTATTTTTAGGTGGTCTGTCAACTACCAGCTGCTCAAGTACACGCGGCTGCTGGCGGCCAAGGTGGGCTGTGACCGGGAGGACAGCGCAGAGGCCGTGGAGTGTCTGCGCCGTAAGCCTTCTCGGGAGCTGGTGGACCAGGACATACAGCCCGCCCG CTACGATATCGCCTTTGGGCCCGTGGTGGATGGTGATATAGTCCCCGATGACCCTGAGATCCTCATGCAGCAGGGAGAATTCCTCAACTATGACATGCTCATCGGTGTCAACCAGGGAGAGGGCCTCAAGTTCGTGGAGGACTCGGCGGAGAGCGAGGACGGCGTGTCCGCCAGCGCCTTCAACTTCACCGTCTCCAACTTTGTGGACAACCTGTATGGCTACCCGGAGGGCAAGGATGTGCTGCGGCAGACCATCAAGTTTATGTACATGGACTGGGCCAACAGGGACAATGGCGAGATGTGGCGCAAGACCCTGCTGGCGCTCTTTACTGGCCACCAGTGGGTGGCACCGGCTGTGGCCACCGCCAAGTTGCACGCTGACTACCAGTCCCCTGTCTACTTTTACACCTTCTACCACCACTGCCAGGCTGAGGGCCGGCCCGAGTGGGCAGATGCAGTGCACGGGGATGAGCTACCCTACGTCTTTGGTGTGCCCATGGTGGGTGCCACCGACCTCTTCCCCGGCAACTTCTCCAAGAATGATGTCATGCTCAGCGCCGTGGTCATGACCTACTGGACCAACTTCGCCAAGACCGG CGACCCCAACCAGCCGGTGCCACAGGACACCAAGTTCATCCACACCAAGCGCAACCGCTTCGAGGAGGTGGTGTGGAGCAAGTTCAACAGCAAGGAGAGGCTGTACCTGCACATCGGCTTGAAGCCGCGCGTGCGCGCCAACTACCGCGCCAACAAGGTGGCCTTCTGGCTGAAGCTCGTGCCGCACCTGCACAACCTGCACACGGAGCTCTTCACCACCACCACGCGCCTCCCTCCCTACGCCACGCGCTGGCCGCCGCGCCCGCCCCCTGGTGCCCCGGGCACTCGCCGCCCGCCGCCTCCGGCCACCCTGCCGCCCGAGCCCGAGCCCGAGCCGGGCCCCCGGGCCTACGACCGCTTCCCCGGGGACTCCCGAGACTACTCCACGGAGCTCAGCGTCACCGTGGCCATGGgcgcctccctcctcttcctcaacATCCTTGCCTTCGCCGCCCTCTACTACAAGCGGGACCGGCGGCAGGAGCTGCGGTGCAGGCGGCTcagcctccccacccac cgccccggCGGCTCGGGCACCGGCGTGCCCGGCGGGGGCACCCTGCTCCCTGCTGCCGGCCGTGAGCTGCCACCCGAGGAGGAGCTGGTGTCGCTGCAGCTGAAGCGGGGCGGGGGCGTCGGCGCGGAACCTGCGGTGGCCCTGCGCCCCGCCTGCCCGCCCGACTACACCCTGGCCCTGCGCCGGGCGCCGGACGATTTGCCACTCTTGGCCCCCGGGGCCCTGACCCTGCTGCCCAGCGGCCTggggccaccccctcccccgccgcccccctCCCTGCATCCCTTTGGGCCcttccccccgcctccccccaccgCTACCAGCCACAACAACAcgctcccccatccccactccaccACTCGGGTATAG